A region of Oxyura jamaicensis isolate SHBP4307 breed ruddy duck chromosome 5, BPBGC_Ojam_1.0, whole genome shotgun sequence DNA encodes the following proteins:
- the LOC118167794 gene encoding olfactory receptor 1052-like, giving the protein MPASNHTTVTYFILLGLTDRPELQSLLFVMILLIYVVTLASNLGMIGLITTDFQLQTPMYFFLVNLSIVDLCYSSVFVPRMLVNFLVENKTISYSACVTQHFLFVVFVTTEGFLLAVMAYDRYIAICSPLLYTTLMPRKVCICLVVGSYLGGLFNSLVHTCGLLKLSFCGPNTINHYFCDTNPLLQLTCSENRVNELVLVTLSGIIAMSTLLIVIVSYIYILFSALSMGSATRYKAFSTCASHLMAVTLFYGPVSLSHVQPSSGYSLDREKISAVFYTLAVPMLNPLIYSLRNKEVKNALRRVMERKKCCSSTCLSE; this is encoded by the coding sequence ATGCCAGCAAGCAATCACACCACAGTAACTTACTTCATCCTCTTGGGACTGACAGATCGCCCTGAACTACAGTCCCTGCTCTTTGTGATGATCCTACTAATCTATGTGGTCACCCTTGCAAGTAATCTTGGTATGATTGGTTTGATCACGACTGACTTCCAGCTGCAAACACCCATGTATTTCTTCCTCGTTAACTTGTCAATTGTGGATCTCTGTTATTCTTCAGTTTTTGTTCCAAGGATGCTGGTAAACTTCTTAGTGGAGAATAAGACTATTTCTTACTCAGCGTGTGTCACCCAGCACTTCTTATTTGTTGTGTTTGTGACCACAGAGGGATTTCTGCTGGCTGTAATGGCTTATGACCGCTACATAGCTATTTGCAGCCCACTACTTTATACCACTCTTATGCCCAGGAAAGTCTGTATTTGCCTGGTGGTTGGATCGTATTTAGGAGGACTCTTTAACTCATTGGTACATACTTGTGGCTTACTGAAATTGTCATTCTGTGGCCCTAATACCATCAACCATTATTTCTGTGACACAAACCCACTGCTACAACTCACTTGCTCTGAAAATCGTGTGAATGAGCTAGTGCTTGTAACCCTCTCAGGGATCATAGCTATGTCAACACTCCTTATTGTCATCGTCTCCTACATCTACATCCTCTTCTCCGCTCTGAGCATGGGCTCTGCAACCAGgtacaaagccttttccacctGCGCCTCCCATCTGATGGCCGTAACCCTATTCTATGGGCCTGTGAGTTTGAGCCACGTGCAGCCCAGCTCAGGATACTCACTGGATCGTGAGAAAATCTCTGCAGTATTTTACACGCTGGCAGTTCCTATGCTGAATCCCCTGATTTACAGCCTCAGGAACAAGGAGGTGAAAAATGCTCTAAGAAGGgtgatggaaaggaaaaaatgctgctcaTCAACTTGCTTGTCAGAATAA
- the LOC118168591 gene encoding olfactory receptor 1052-like, producing MMLQENHTTVASFIFTGLTDRPDLQLPLFAVFSLIYGMTLLGNLGMILIIRFDPYLHTPMYFFLSNLSFLDACYSSTITPNMLLNFLTVSRGVSYSGCLIQFGFFALFATTEMFLLAAMAYDRYVAICNPLLYTVTVTKKVCVLLIAGSYFGGIVNSLIHTHGLLKLSFCGSNVIDHFFCDLLPLLKLSCSDTHLNKVLVTVFGSLFEATTFTITIISYFFIVVTVLKIRSAKGRQKTFSTCASHLTAVFTFHGTILFMYFFPSSSHWLSTDKTVSVFYTVVIPLLNPLIYSLRNKDVKCAARKLLMRKVFMC from the coding sequence atgatgttGCAAGAGAATCATACCACTGTGGCTAGCTTCATTTTCACAGGATTAACTGATAGACCAGACCTGCAGCTTCcactgtttgctgttttttctttgatttatggGATGACCTTGCTGGGCAATCTAGGAATGATACTGATCATTAGGTTTGACCCATACCTGCATACCCCTATGTACTTTTTCCTCAGCAACTTGTCCTTCTTAGATGCCTGTTATTCTTCCACTATTACTCCCAATATGCTGCTTAACTTTTTAACAGTGTCAAGGGGAGTGTCATATAGTGGATGCCTTATACAGTTTGGCTTCTTTGCACTTTTTGCCAccacagaaatgtttctcttgGCTGCAATGGCATATGACCGCTATGTGGCCATTTGTAACCCACTGCTCTACACTGTCACTGTGACCAAAAAGGTTTGTGTGCTGTTAATAGCTGGATCCTATTTTGGGGGTATTGTAAATTCACTGATACATACCCATGGCTTGCTAAAATTGTCCTTTTGCGGCTCAAATGTCATTGATCACTTTTTCTGTGACCTCCTCCCTCTCCTAAAACTCTCCTGCAGTGACACCCATCTCAACAAGGTCCTTGTTACTGTATTTGGCTCCTTGTTTGAGGCAACCACTTTTACAATCACCATCATTTCTTACTTTTTCATTGTTGTCACAGTGCTGAAGATCCGTTCTGCCAAAGGCAGGCAAAAAACTTTCTCCACATGTGCCTCCCACCTTACAgctgttttcacatttcatgGCACAATCCTGTTCATGTATTtcttccccagctccagccactGGCTGAGCACTGataaaactgtttctgtgtTCTACACAGTAGTTATTCCTCTGCTCAACCCCTTAATATACAGCTTGAGAAATAAAGACGTGAAATGTGCTGCAAGGAAACTGCTGATGAGGAAAGTCTTTATGTGCTGA
- the LOC118167795 gene encoding olfactory receptor-like protein COR4 encodes MASGNCTTPTMFILSGLTDDPRLQMPLFVVFLAIYFTTVLMNLGMIALISIDLRLHTPMYFFLQNLSFMDATYSTVITPRMLMTFLVEMKTISYIGCIMQYFSFVLLIISECLLLAVMAYDRYVAICKPLLYTIIMSKTVCWSLVKASYFWGFLNSVIHTSGLLRLNFCSSNVVNHFFCDNSPLFQISSSSTAVNELLVFAFGSLVETSSITSTFISYILIIQAVLRSRSKERKYKAYSTCASHLMTVILFHGTIIFMYFRPVTSYSLNTDKIASLFYTVVIPMLNPIIYSWRNKEVKDGLRRTIATQVLLR; translated from the coding sequence ATGGCTTCAGGAAACTGCACAACACCAACCATGTTCATTCTATCTGGACTGACAGATGATCCAAGGCTGCAAATGCCTCTCTTCGTGGTGTTTTTAGCCATTTACTTCACCACCGTTCTAATGAATCTGGGTATGATTGCATTAATCAGTATAGATCTCCGGCTTCACACccctatgtatttttttctccaaaatctATCTTTCATGGATGCCACTTATAGCACAGTCATCACTCCTAGAATGTTGATGACATTTTtagtagaaatgaaaacaatttcataCATAGGTTGCATTATGCAgtattttagctttgttttgttgataATCTCAGAGTGCTTGCTGCTAGCTGTGATGGCATACGACCGATATGTGGCCATTTGTAAACCTCTGCTCTATACCATCATCATGTCCAAGACAGTCTGCTGGAGTCTGGTGAAAGCTTCATACTTCTGGGGGTTCCTGAACTCTGTGATACACACCAGTGGCTTGCTAAGACTAAACTTTTGTTCTTCAAATGTGgtaaaccattttttttgtgataacAGCCCGCTCTTCCAGATTTCTTCCTCCAGTACTGCTGTCAATGAACTGCTGGTTTTTGCTTTTGGCAGTTTGGTTGAGACGAGCAGCATCACCTCCACCTTCAtctcatatattttaattattcaggCTGTGCTGAGGAGTCGTTCCAAGGAAAGAAAGTACAAAGCCTACTCCACTTGTGCCTCTCACCTGATGACTGTCATCTTGTTCCATGGAACAATAATCTTCATGTATTTCCGACCAGTCACCAGCTACTCACTCAACACAGACAAAATCGCATCTTTGTTCTACACCGTGGTGATCCCTATGCTGAACCCCATCATTTACAGCTGGAGGAACAAGGAGGTAAAGGATGGCTTACGGAGAACCATAGCCACCCAAGTTTTGCTTCGCTGA
- the LOC118168225 gene encoding olfactory receptor 5AS1-like has translation MPEENYTAVTEFILLGFTDRPEVELPLFGLFLLIYITTLVGNTGIIVLVWLNACLHSPMYYFLSNLSFLDLSYSSAIAPKMLLNLLAQQKTISFFGCAAQMFLFAALADAECLILAVMAYDRYVAICRPLLYAVTMSHRACIFMVAGAYLSGVLTSLVHTSFVFTLSFCGSNTINHFFCDIPLLLELSCSKTQVNEVLLFTLCGFIQTSTFLIIVVSYACILGTILQFHAAERRHKAFSTCTSHLMAVGLFYGSLLFTYLRPSSSYSPDTDKIIAVLYTVVFPMLNPMIYSLRNKEVMETIRRSIERKVFSQTLT, from the coding sequence ATGCCTGAAGAAAACTACACTGCCGTGACCGAGTTCATTCTCTTGGGTTTCACTGACCGCCCAGAGGTGGAGTTACCTTTGTTTGGGCTCTTTCTGCTCATCTATATCACCACGCTGGTGGGCAACACTGGCATCATTGTGCTTGTCTGGCTCAATGCGTGCCTTCATAGTCCCATGTACTATTTCCTAAGCAATTTATCTTTCTTAGACCTCAGCTATTCATCTGCCATTGCTCCCAAGATGCTGTTGAATCTGTTAGCACAGCAGAAgaccatttctttctttggttGTGCAGCACAGATGTTTCTCTTCGCTGCCCTCGCTGATGCCGAGTGCCTCATTTTGGCTGTGATGGCCTACGACCGCTACGTGGCCATATGTCGTCCTCTTCTCTATGCTGTCACCATGTCCCACCGGGCCTGCATCTTCATGGTAGCTGGGGCTTATCTCAGCGGGGTTCTGACCTCACTGGTCCACACGAGTTTTGTGTTCACCCTGTCGTTCTGTGGCTCCAACACCATCAACCACTTCTTCTGTGACATTCCCCTACTGCTGGAGCTCTCCTGCTCCAAAACACAGGTCAATGAGGTCCTCCTCTTCACCTTGTGTGGCTTTATACAAACCAGCACCTTCCTGATCATCGTTGTCTCCTATGCCTGCATCCTTGGCACCATCCTTCAGTTTCATGCCGCAGAGAGAAGGCACAAGGCCTTCTCCACCTGCACCTCCCACCTGATGGCTGTTGGTTTATTCTATGGCTCCCTCCTCTTCACCTATTTACGGCCTAGCTCCAGCTACTCACCAGACACAGACAAAATAATTGCTGTACTTTACACTGTGGTCTTTCCCATGTTGAACCCCATGATCTATAGCCTGAGGAACAAGGAGGTTATGGAAACCATAAGAAGATCAATAGAGAGGAAAGTGTTTTCTCAGACGCTTacttag
- the LOC118168224 gene encoding SITS-binding protein-like isoform X1, whose protein sequence is MDTSALDLRGWEEKFPSGKRSKPYSTTEKYPGEALGQRRSPLGTTGASFNLPLEPSERIFLLTRERKRSRSIPRTMPIARPAGRIPDAAWTSGLREMTEPWKGALGCLGVAVFFAMTIGIISWQALEQSSEEWVLRGRAGGVLWERRRGALLLRALPEGQPVAVIAVGGVPAAEPPPPRDRCWQDGGQFCYAWEEAAELRLSLEPPPAPGTECYSVRWTPLRPDVMLKDCFSMANISWYGGASIRAQRWPFNSADSPAQPFVSGDFGKNPTGYGPVLERYFLGSTGVTVTVAPDVPFVLSLESNRHFCLGGAGGPLHYLLCISSDVATAHRHVGTQLVGPARVLPDTALLGSPIWQYYGPVGSAAKIKRGLRSLTRRLKRHRLQEGVLALGEHSTATLAAAEYVSMEQRRRRSLAHAWDPALIDPLRLSITLSPYTSIASPLFLRSLRDNEAGYWLSLQPRFGGCLVPLLTTWKGRLCARLNVTSEAALSWYLARARALRQALGASYVVFEGAEGNAFLEQAVSPPAELAGDRYAGALAAALATLGNATVISAGARSSHLPLFVQMSPRRSDWSHAGLKGLIPSVLHYSLLGYNFFIPDAVGGSLAGDAPGDQELYVRWLQIVTFLPVMAFSTPPWLCCDTWVLNLTRQCIQRHRDLVVPLILKYSEEWLRLGYPIFRPAWWLSPTDPTAFTIEDEFLIGDEVLVAPITEKGQTWRDIYLPGEGHQWMDINTARVFDGGTVLRNYSASLEEVPVFVKTS, encoded by the exons AGCCATCCGAGAGGATTTTCCTTCTTacaagggagaggaagaggagccgCAGCATCCCTCGCACCATGCCCATCGCTCGCCCCGCCGGCCGAATCCCCGACGCCGCCTGGACCTCGGGCTTGAGGGAGATGACGGAGCCCTGGAAAGGTGCCTTGGGCTGCCTCGGCGTGGCCGTCTTCTTCGCCATGACCATTGGCATCATCTCCTGGCAGGCGCTAGAGCAGTCATCGGAGGAGTGggtgctgcggggccgggcgggagGGGTGCTGTGGGAGCGCCGTCGGGGTGCCCTGCTCCTACGAGCGCTGCCCGAGGGGCAGCCGGTGGCCGTGATCGCCGTGGGTGGCGTGCCCGCGGCCGAGCCACCCCCACCACGGGACCGGTGCTGGCAGGACGGAGGCCAGTTCTGCTACGCATGGGAGGAGGCGGCCGAGCTCCGGCTCTCCCTCGAgcccccgccggcccccggcACCGAGTGCTACAGTGTCCGCTGGACCCCGCTGCGCCCCGACGTGATGCTGAAG gattGCTTCTCCATGGCCAATATCTCCTGGTACGGAGGGGCGAGCATCCGTGCCCAGCGCTGGCCGTTCAACAGTGCCGACAGTCCAGCACAGCCCTTTGTCAGCGGAGATTTTGGCAAAAACCCCACTGGATACGGCCCTGTGCTAGAAAGATACTTCTTAGGATCAACAG GAGTGACAGTAACCGTGGCACCTGATGTGCCCTTTGTCCTCTCGCTGGAGAGCAACCGGCATTTCTGCCTGGGTGGCGCCGGGGGCCCCCTGCACTACCTCCTCTGCATCAGCTCCGACGTGGCCACCGCGCACCGGCACGTGGGCACCCAGCTGGTGGGGCCGGCGCGGGTGCTGCCGGACACGGCCCTGCTGGG GTCTCCCATCTGGCAGTATTATGGCCCGGTGGGCTCAGCTGCCAAAATTAAGCGAGGATTGAGGTCGCTCACCAGGAGACTGAAGCGGCACCGTCTTCAGGAGGGGGTCCTGGCCCTGGgggagcacagcactgccactCTCGCCGCCGCG GAATATGTGTCcatggagcagaggaggaggcgCAGTTTAGCCCATGCCTGGGACCCCGCGCTGATCGACCCCCTGCGGCTCTCCATCACGCTGTCCCCCTACACCAGCATCGCCTCCCCGCTCTTCCTGCGCTCCCTGAGGGACAACGAGGCCGGCTACTGGCTGAGCCTGCAGCCCCGCTTCGGGGGCTGCTTG GTCCCGCTGCTGACCACCTGGAAGGGACGGCTCTGCGCCCGCCTGAACGTCACCAGCGAGGCGGCGCTCAGCTGGTACCTGGCCCGCGCCCGGGCCCTGCGGCAGGCACTGGGGGCCTCCTACGTGGTCTTCGAGGGTGCCGAGGGCAATGCCTTCCTGGAGCAAGCCGTGTCCCCTCCTGCTGAGCTGGCCGGTGACCGATACGCCGGGGCACTGGCAGCAGCGCTGGCCACGCTGGGGAACGCTACGGTCATCAGCGCCGGCGCCAG ATCTAGTCATCTACCACTCTTCGTCCAGATGAGCCCACGGCGCTCGGACTGGAGCCACGCGGGCCTGAAGGGGCTTATCCCCTCTGTGCTGCACTACAGCCTGCTGGGCTACAACTTCTTCATCCCTGACGCAGTGG gaggcagcctgGCTGGTGATGCCCCGGGGGACCAGGAGCTGTACGTGAGGTGGCTGCAGATCGTGACCTTCCTCCCCGTGATGGCCTTCAGCACCCCACCCTGGCTCTGCTGCGACACCTGG GTCCTGAACCTTACCCGGCAGTGCATACAGAGGCACCGGGACTTGGTGGTGCCGCTCATCCTAAAATACAGCGAGGAGTGGCTGCGTTTGGGGTACCCCATCTTCCGCCCGGCGTGGTGGCTCAGCCCAACGGACCCAACCGCTTTCACCATCGAGGATGAATTTCTCATCGGAGATGAG GTCTTGGTGGCCCCAATAACAGAAAAAGGGCAAACGTGGCGAGATATCTACCTGCCCGGAGAAGGGCACCAGTGGATGGACATCAACACTGCCCGTGTGTTTGATGGAGGCACCGTCCTCAGGAATTACTCTGCCAGCCTTGAAGAGGTGCCAGTTTTTGTAAAGACTTCCTAA
- the LOC118168224 gene encoding SITS-binding protein-like isoform X2: MPIARPAGRIPDAAWTSGLREMTEPWKGALGCLGVAVFFAMTIGIISWQALEQSSEEWVLRGRAGGVLWERRRGALLLRALPEGQPVAVIAVGGVPAAEPPPPRDRCWQDGGQFCYAWEEAAELRLSLEPPPAPGTECYSVRWTPLRPDVMLKDCFSMANISWYGGASIRAQRWPFNSADSPAQPFVSGDFGKNPTGYGPVLERYFLGSTGVTVTVAPDVPFVLSLESNRHFCLGGAGGPLHYLLCISSDVATAHRHVGTQLVGPARVLPDTALLGSPIWQYYGPVGSAAKIKRGLRSLTRRLKRHRLQEGVLALGEHSTATLAAAEYVSMEQRRRRSLAHAWDPALIDPLRLSITLSPYTSIASPLFLRSLRDNEAGYWLSLQPRFGGCLVPLLTTWKGRLCARLNVTSEAALSWYLARARALRQALGASYVVFEGAEGNAFLEQAVSPPAELAGDRYAGALAAALATLGNATVISAGARSSHLPLFVQMSPRRSDWSHAGLKGLIPSVLHYSLLGYNFFIPDAVGGSLAGDAPGDQELYVRWLQIVTFLPVMAFSTPPWLCCDTWVLNLTRQCIQRHRDLVVPLILKYSEEWLRLGYPIFRPAWWLSPTDPTAFTIEDEFLIGDEVLVAPITEKGQTWRDIYLPGEGHQWMDINTARVFDGGTVLRNYSASLEEVPVFVKTS; the protein is encoded by the exons ATGCCCATCGCTCGCCCCGCCGGCCGAATCCCCGACGCCGCCTGGACCTCGGGCTTGAGGGAGATGACGGAGCCCTGGAAAGGTGCCTTGGGCTGCCTCGGCGTGGCCGTCTTCTTCGCCATGACCATTGGCATCATCTCCTGGCAGGCGCTAGAGCAGTCATCGGAGGAGTGggtgctgcggggccgggcgggagGGGTGCTGTGGGAGCGCCGTCGGGGTGCCCTGCTCCTACGAGCGCTGCCCGAGGGGCAGCCGGTGGCCGTGATCGCCGTGGGTGGCGTGCCCGCGGCCGAGCCACCCCCACCACGGGACCGGTGCTGGCAGGACGGAGGCCAGTTCTGCTACGCATGGGAGGAGGCGGCCGAGCTCCGGCTCTCCCTCGAgcccccgccggcccccggcACCGAGTGCTACAGTGTCCGCTGGACCCCGCTGCGCCCCGACGTGATGCTGAAG gattGCTTCTCCATGGCCAATATCTCCTGGTACGGAGGGGCGAGCATCCGTGCCCAGCGCTGGCCGTTCAACAGTGCCGACAGTCCAGCACAGCCCTTTGTCAGCGGAGATTTTGGCAAAAACCCCACTGGATACGGCCCTGTGCTAGAAAGATACTTCTTAGGATCAACAG GAGTGACAGTAACCGTGGCACCTGATGTGCCCTTTGTCCTCTCGCTGGAGAGCAACCGGCATTTCTGCCTGGGTGGCGCCGGGGGCCCCCTGCACTACCTCCTCTGCATCAGCTCCGACGTGGCCACCGCGCACCGGCACGTGGGCACCCAGCTGGTGGGGCCGGCGCGGGTGCTGCCGGACACGGCCCTGCTGGG GTCTCCCATCTGGCAGTATTATGGCCCGGTGGGCTCAGCTGCCAAAATTAAGCGAGGATTGAGGTCGCTCACCAGGAGACTGAAGCGGCACCGTCTTCAGGAGGGGGTCCTGGCCCTGGgggagcacagcactgccactCTCGCCGCCGCG GAATATGTGTCcatggagcagaggaggaggcgCAGTTTAGCCCATGCCTGGGACCCCGCGCTGATCGACCCCCTGCGGCTCTCCATCACGCTGTCCCCCTACACCAGCATCGCCTCCCCGCTCTTCCTGCGCTCCCTGAGGGACAACGAGGCCGGCTACTGGCTGAGCCTGCAGCCCCGCTTCGGGGGCTGCTTG GTCCCGCTGCTGACCACCTGGAAGGGACGGCTCTGCGCCCGCCTGAACGTCACCAGCGAGGCGGCGCTCAGCTGGTACCTGGCCCGCGCCCGGGCCCTGCGGCAGGCACTGGGGGCCTCCTACGTGGTCTTCGAGGGTGCCGAGGGCAATGCCTTCCTGGAGCAAGCCGTGTCCCCTCCTGCTGAGCTGGCCGGTGACCGATACGCCGGGGCACTGGCAGCAGCGCTGGCCACGCTGGGGAACGCTACGGTCATCAGCGCCGGCGCCAG ATCTAGTCATCTACCACTCTTCGTCCAGATGAGCCCACGGCGCTCGGACTGGAGCCACGCGGGCCTGAAGGGGCTTATCCCCTCTGTGCTGCACTACAGCCTGCTGGGCTACAACTTCTTCATCCCTGACGCAGTGG gaggcagcctgGCTGGTGATGCCCCGGGGGACCAGGAGCTGTACGTGAGGTGGCTGCAGATCGTGACCTTCCTCCCCGTGATGGCCTTCAGCACCCCACCCTGGCTCTGCTGCGACACCTGG GTCCTGAACCTTACCCGGCAGTGCATACAGAGGCACCGGGACTTGGTGGTGCCGCTCATCCTAAAATACAGCGAGGAGTGGCTGCGTTTGGGGTACCCCATCTTCCGCCCGGCGTGGTGGCTCAGCCCAACGGACCCAACCGCTTTCACCATCGAGGATGAATTTCTCATCGGAGATGAG GTCTTGGTGGCCCCAATAACAGAAAAAGGGCAAACGTGGCGAGATATCTACCTGCCCGGAGAAGGGCACCAGTGGATGGACATCAACACTGCCCGTGTGTTTGATGGAGGCACCGTCCTCAGGAATTACTCTGCCAGCCTTGAAGAGGTGCCAGTTTTTGTAAAGACTTCCTAA